One genomic segment of Nitrosopumilus sp. includes these proteins:
- a CDS encoding multicopper oxidase domain-containing protein: MLFTIAAVAVMGATLFGSTYTQTQIAGQSLDINKMDVDVIEKIHQMGGLQLVMPEAFAETDCGALEDSGRKVVEFNLTGESVTLPIMGGKTYNAMTFSGQVPGPTLRVTQGDVVKMTLSIPADEVTGHGNDMHASQISAGAFESVNPGETSQYCYIAEAAGVFKYHCSGVKLIGMDQHVLSGMYGIAIVDPIDGYKKLMVEKTKVVDNKVKLDRKFYNADALEFQLQYNQLYLTPEGNYDAGAMFQHHNTATVVNGMQFGYVPNMLHNILVKGDANKNIFVAQPWNGLEHKQYQSQLLFVENDQHVRIFVENHGNEPVFFHIVGEILDRVTQGNRVQSAATETWLLGGSQNMIVDLVFDEPGAYAAVNHDYAAIYTGAATVFVAGDPFGLNPRLVDAGVIPAPVASYAYALGNPSDAVPPMGKNSIAHPAVNIHGLYTDEVASEMKDAGMIPLWEVIPTLPPVP, from the coding sequence ATGCTCTTTACAATTGCAGCAGTAGCTGTAATGGGAGCAACCTTATTCGGAAGCACATACACACAAACCCAAATTGCTGGACAATCACTCGATATCAACAAAATGGATGTCGATGTAATTGAGAAAATCCATCAAATGGGCGGTTTACAGCTTGTAATGCCTGAAGCATTCGCAGAAACTGATTGTGGAGCACTAGAAGATTCTGGACGCAAAGTCGTTGAGTTTAATCTAACTGGTGAGAGTGTTACACTTCCAATCATGGGAGGAAAAACATACAATGCCATGACCTTTAGTGGACAAGTCCCAGGACCAACCCTAAGAGTTACACAAGGCGATGTTGTCAAAATGACACTTTCAATTCCAGCTGATGAAGTTACTGGACACGGTAACGACATGCATGCATCACAAATCTCTGCAGGAGCTTTCGAGTCTGTTAATCCTGGCGAAACTAGCCAGTATTGTTACATTGCTGAAGCTGCTGGTGTTTTCAAATACCATTGTTCTGGTGTTAAATTAATTGGTATGGACCAACACGTTCTTTCCGGCATGTACGGAATTGCAATAGTTGATCCAATCGATGGATACAAGAAACTAATGGTGGAGAAAACAAAAGTAGTTGACAACAAAGTAAAACTAGACAGAAAGTTCTACAATGCAGATGCATTAGAGTTCCAACTCCAATACAATCAATTGTATCTAACACCTGAAGGCAATTATGATGCAGGAGCAATGTTCCAACATCATAACACTGCAACAGTTGTTAACGGAATGCAATTTGGTTATGTACCAAATATGTTACATAACATTCTTGTAAAAGGTGATGCAAACAAGAACATCTTTGTTGCACAACCATGGAATGGACTTGAACACAAGCAATACCAATCACAACTCTTGTTTGTTGAAAATGATCAACACGTGAGAATCTTTGTTGAAAACCATGGTAACGAACCAGTATTCTTCCACATTGTTGGAGAAATCTTGGATAGAGTTACACAAGGCAATAGAGTACAATCCGCAGCAACTGAAACATGGTTACTCGGTGGCTCACAAAACATGATTGTTGACTTGGTCTTTGATGAACCAGGTGCATACGCAGCAGTAAATCATGACTATGCAGCAATTTACACTGGCGCAGCTACAGTCTTTGTAGCAGGTGATCCATTTGGATTAAACCCAAGACTAGTTGATGCAGGAGTAATTCCAGCACCAGTAGCCTCATATGCTTATGCATTGGGCAATCCAAGCGATGCAGTCCCACCAATGGGTAAAAACAGCATTGCACATCCAGCAGTAAACATTCATGGTCTTTACACTGATGAAGTAGCTTCTGAAATGAAAGATGCAGGTATGATTCCTTTATGGGAAGTAATACCAACATTACCACCAGTACCTTAG
- a CDS encoding D-2-hydroxyacid dehydrogenase codes for MGFDDSVLICDEVDPILNKILVDNGLKVSYEPEITKEQILEKISNFNIVIVRSRTTITKEMIEKAENCKIIARVGVGLDNVDQEAAKEKNIRVINAVEGAMNAVAELVLGLMLSLARQTTRGDRAIRNGQWLKKELKGTELRGKYLGIIGLGNIGKRLGRLARGLNMNIIGYDVIPIDEEFSKEVGLMKADLNTLLQSSDYISIHVPLLDSTYHLLDAQKMSTMKKTAKIINTSRGGVVDEDALYDALKNGTLGGAALDVFEKEPATGNKLAELDNVILTPHIGAQTKEAQSLAANVIAEKIIQILRGVI; via the coding sequence ATGGGCTTTGATGATTCTGTACTGATATGTGATGAAGTTGATCCAATTCTGAACAAAATTCTAGTTGATAATGGATTAAAGGTTTCATATGAGCCAGAGATAACTAAAGAACAAATTCTTGAAAAAATTTCAAATTTCAATATTGTAATAGTGAGAAGCAGAACTACAATCACCAAAGAAATGATTGAAAAAGCTGAGAATTGTAAAATTATTGCTAGAGTCGGAGTAGGTCTGGATAATGTAGATCAAGAAGCTGCAAAAGAAAAAAACATTCGAGTAATTAATGCCGTTGAAGGAGCAATGAATGCAGTAGCTGAATTAGTTTTAGGATTAATGCTCTCTCTAGCAAGACAAACAACCCGAGGTGATAGAGCAATTAGAAATGGGCAATGGCTCAAAAAAGAACTAAAGGGCACAGAACTTCGTGGAAAATATTTGGGAATTATAGGTTTGGGTAACATTGGAAAAAGATTAGGAAGACTTGCAAGAGGTCTTAACATGAACATAATTGGTTATGATGTAATTCCAATTGATGAAGAATTCTCAAAAGAAGTTGGTTTGATGAAAGCAGATTTGAATACACTTTTGCAAAGTTCTGATTATATATCAATCCATGTTCCGTTATTGGATTCAACATACCATTTACTTGATGCACAAAAAATGTCCACAATGAAAAAAACTGCAAAGATTATCAATACTTCTAGAGGTGGTGTAGTTGATGAGGATGCATTGTATGATGCACTCAAAAATGGAACACTTGGAGGTGCAGCTTTAGATGTTTTTGAAAAAGAACCTGCAACTGGAAACAAGTTAGCTGAATTAGATAATGTAATTTTAACCCCTCATATTGGTGCACAAACAAAAGAGGCTCAATCATTGGCTGCAAATGTAATTGCAGAAAAGATTATTCAGATACTAAGAGGAGTCATCTGA
- a CDS encoding aspartate ammonia-lyase produces the protein MKFRLDQDSLGKVKIPSDAYYGAFTGRAIKQYHVTGNKSHENLIKSFVMIKRSAAVANMKTKAIDVKRGKAIVSACDKILGGKFVDQFVVDMINSGAGTAFNMNSNEVISNVALEILHKKKGQYEFLHPNDHVNMSQSSNDTYPTAMHVAILMNLKDTIPAIDILIKSLSKKAKQFSSFKKIGRTHLMDALPVTLGSEFEAYVTSITKARNEIAAAQKELQNVALGGTAVGSGANTPKGYRKIAITELSKISKLSLRPEKDMQHGLQSKFAVANLSSSLRNLALEIGKIANDIRLMASGPIAGLAEIGIPAVHAGSSIMPGKVNPSLAECMNMVCFNIIGNDTAVAYAAQGGQFELNVMLPGMLKCMLESTDMLKNFLPIFSANLIDGLTANKSKLREDIENSPVIVTLLTPKIGYLKSAELFKESLKTGKTIRELVVSKKLMSNKEIDALFG, from the coding sequence ATGAAATTCAGATTAGATCAAGACTCGCTTGGCAAGGTCAAAATCCCATCTGACGCATACTATGGTGCATTTACTGGAAGAGCAATAAAGCAATATCATGTGACTGGAAACAAAAGCCATGAAAATCTGATAAAGTCATTTGTAATGATAAAAAGATCTGCTGCAGTTGCAAATATGAAAACAAAGGCAATTGATGTAAAGAGAGGCAAAGCAATAGTTTCGGCTTGTGATAAGATACTTGGAGGAAAATTTGTTGATCAGTTTGTAGTCGATATGATAAATTCTGGAGCTGGAACAGCATTTAACATGAATTCAAACGAAGTCATTTCAAATGTTGCATTGGAGATTTTGCATAAAAAGAAAGGACAGTATGAATTCTTACACCCTAATGATCATGTAAACATGTCACAATCAAGTAACGATACTTATCCAACTGCGATGCATGTTGCAATTTTGATGAATCTCAAAGATACAATTCCGGCAATAGATATTTTGATAAAGTCACTTTCAAAGAAAGCAAAACAATTCTCATCATTTAAAAAAATTGGAAGAACCCACCTAATGGATGCTTTACCAGTTACATTAGGAAGTGAGTTTGAAGCTTATGTTACATCAATTACTAAAGCAAGAAATGAGATTGCTGCGGCTCAAAAAGAATTACAAAATGTTGCACTAGGTGGAACAGCGGTTGGTTCTGGCGCAAATACACCAAAAGGGTACAGAAAAATTGCAATAACAGAATTATCAAAAATTTCTAAGCTTTCACTCAGACCAGAAAAAGATATGCAGCATGGACTACAAAGTAAATTTGCTGTTGCAAATCTATCAAGTTCGTTGAGAAACTTGGCATTAGAGATTGGCAAGATTGCAAATGACATTAGATTAATGGCATCAGGTCCCATAGCAGGATTAGCTGAGATTGGAATTCCTGCAGTTCATGCAGGTTCATCAATTATGCCAGGAAAAGTAAACCCATCCTTAGCAGAGTGCATGAACATGGTTTGCTTTAACATAATTGGAAATGATACTGCAGTTGCATATGCAGCACAAGGAGGACAATTTGAGTTAAATGTCATGTTGCCTGGAATGTTAAAGTGCATGTTAGAATCAACAGATATGCTCAAGAACTTTTTACCGATATTTTCTGCAAATCTTATTGATGGTCTCACTGCCAACAAAAGCAAACTACGTGAAGATATTGAAAATAGTCCAGTAATTGTTACATTACTTACTCCAAAAATTGGTTATCTAAAATCTGCTGAACTATTCAAAGAATCACTAAAAACAGGGAAGACGATTAGAGAATTAGTTGTTTCAAAGAAATTAATGAGTAACAAAGAAATCGATGCTCTCTTTGGATAG